One window from the genome of Streptomyces sp. NBC_01571 encodes:
- a CDS encoding CpaF family protein, whose translation MKAVGPGDVVAAASLPGALPVPWDAITALRQQVAADIDALRKERRAAGTPLGGQDLEEAVRGRVRARVAEWAQQWALSHPPLAGEDLERVRIEVFNLMFLAGALQRVLDRPGVEDVLIDGEWMYIDSYSRPRERVRSPFSTPGQAVEWVNQMAAASGHGERQLSYATARVEFDLPDGSRVAATLLTEDVVIAIRRHVLERAGLAELVQWGAVDPVLAAFLSSAVKAGLSMIIAGDMASGKTTLMRALGREVPARERLATLESEPELRLHFDDPGSHAHVLAFRTREGNGEREATGQVTLADLVPVSLRYKATRVMVGEVRGEEAVAMLEAMIAGGAGSMCTLHAKDPESVVDRLMVPLARAGLSDQAAYRLIAAAVDLIVYVDRIDETDQGGQEHRFVTHVWETAGRGEGGGVALSPVFAPREEAGEERAVPTRTPMSERRMRKLERSGFHRGWLTQYPHGQWQPMRRTGGAA comes from the coding sequence GTGAAGGCGGTCGGGCCGGGAGATGTGGTCGCTGCCGCGTCCCTGCCCGGTGCTCTGCCGGTCCCGTGGGACGCGATCACTGCGCTGCGTCAGCAGGTGGCCGCCGACATCGACGCTCTGCGCAAAGAGCGCCGGGCGGCCGGGACACCGCTGGGAGGCCAGGATCTGGAGGAGGCGGTCCGCGGCCGGGTCCGCGCGCGGGTCGCCGAGTGGGCGCAGCAGTGGGCACTCAGCCACCCTCCGCTGGCAGGCGAGGACCTGGAACGGGTACGGATCGAGGTCTTCAACCTGATGTTCCTGGCCGGTGCCCTCCAGCGGGTCCTGGACCGGCCGGGCGTCGAGGATGTCCTGATCGACGGCGAGTGGATGTACATCGACTCCTACAGCCGGCCCCGCGAGCGCGTCCGCTCCCCTTTCTCCACGCCCGGTCAGGCCGTGGAGTGGGTGAACCAGATGGCCGCGGCCTCCGGACATGGCGAGCGGCAGTTGTCCTATGCCACCGCGCGCGTCGAGTTCGACCTCCCGGACGGATCGCGCGTGGCGGCGACCCTGCTGACTGAAGACGTCGTCATCGCGATCCGGCGGCACGTCCTCGAGCGCGCCGGGCTCGCAGAGCTCGTGCAGTGGGGCGCCGTCGACCCGGTGCTGGCTGCGTTTTTGTCGTCGGCCGTCAAGGCGGGACTATCGATGATCATCGCCGGGGACATGGCGAGCGGGAAGACCACGCTCATGCGGGCCCTGGGCCGGGAGGTCCCGGCGCGTGAGCGGCTGGCGACGCTGGAGAGCGAACCCGAACTGCGCCTGCACTTCGACGATCCCGGCTCCCACGCCCACGTCCTCGCCTTCCGCACCCGGGAGGGCAACGGCGAGCGGGAGGCGACCGGCCAGGTGACCCTCGCTGACCTGGTCCCCGTCTCGCTGCGCTACAAGGCCACCCGGGTCATGGTCGGTGAGGTACGCGGTGAGGAGGCCGTCGCGATGCTGGAGGCGATGATCGCGGGCGGTGCGGGCTCGATGTGCACCCTGCACGCCAAGGACCCTGAGTCGGTCGTCGACCGGCTGATGGTGCCCCTGGCGAGGGCCGGTCTCAGCGACCAGGCCGCCTACCGGCTCATCGCGGCCGCCGTCGACCTCATCGTCTACGTGGACCGCATCGACGAGACCGACCAGGGCGGCCAGGAGCACCGCTTCGTCACGCACGTCTGGGAGACCGCCGGCCGCGGCGAGGGCGGCGGTGTTGCGCTGTCTCCCGTGTTCGCTCCGCGCGAGGAAGCCGGCGAGGAGCGGGCTGTGCCCACCAGGACACCGATGTCCGAGCGCCGGATGCGCAAGCTCGAACGCTCAGGCTTCCACCGCGGCTGGCTCACCCAGTACCCGCACGGCCAATGGCAGCCGATGCGCAGGACGGGAGGCGCGGCATGA
- a CDS encoding DUF2637 domain-containing protein has product MAAGNDAIPQLTRAHRILIGVVVAGALVIAGIGFAGSYAAVRELALKKGFGNFAYVFPIGIDAGICVLLALDLLLTWIRIPFPLLRQTAWLLTVATIAFNGAAAWPDPLGVGMHAVIPVLFVVSVEAARHAIGRIADITADKHMEGVRLTRWMLSPLPTFLLWRRMKLWELRSYEQVIKLEQERLVYQARLRSRFGRAWRRKAPVESLMPLRLARYGVPLAETAPSGLAAAGIEEPAQITVEQVPAATPAERSALDTAAVPEPGTAAQPASASESAGAEAVTIPRPRSEAPSEEAAERFAVAYQAFLAQFQAEPTTAQWALWLRDRYGISTGTGEPLSEEQLQPLLQVLRVRYTDAGPEATVEEPEPADQSWDDYFRSAWYSYQKHHGVYPDADALAAYLYERDAITGDGGRPIAGADLAGFVASFEQRELDGPELPPEDAASTAVANGSELDPADTSSSDQKGGRDEAPSTVAAAEGTNRGPRAQATLDQAPEAELAGEKGGLTTVDRYYLAWAGFLAEHGQEPKDRQLSAVLAERHGVLGRGGQGVSPSTLRRYMPGFRVYAAWSALRETTATPTAQDVARECATREISVRRTPVTPEMIEPDLSDFERRWHALAQHERQEAAAN; this is encoded by the coding sequence GTGGCTGCGGGGAACGATGCGATACCCCAGCTGACTCGAGCACACCGGATTCTCATCGGTGTGGTCGTCGCCGGTGCGCTCGTCATCGCGGGAATCGGCTTCGCGGGTTCGTACGCGGCCGTGCGCGAACTTGCCCTCAAGAAGGGCTTCGGGAACTTCGCGTACGTCTTCCCGATCGGCATCGACGCGGGCATCTGCGTCCTGCTGGCACTGGACCTCCTCCTCACCTGGATCAGGATCCCCTTCCCGCTGCTGCGCCAGACGGCGTGGCTGCTGACGGTCGCCACGATCGCGTTCAACGGCGCCGCGGCCTGGCCGGACCCGCTGGGCGTCGGCATGCACGCCGTGATCCCGGTCCTGTTCGTGGTCTCCGTCGAGGCGGCCCGGCACGCGATCGGCCGGATCGCCGACATCACCGCCGACAAGCACATGGAGGGCGTCCGCCTCACCCGCTGGATGCTCTCCCCGCTCCCCACCTTCCTCCTGTGGCGCCGGATGAAGCTGTGGGAACTGCGCTCCTACGAACAGGTCATCAAGCTGGAGCAGGAACGGCTGGTCTACCAGGCCCGCCTGCGCTCCCGCTTCGGCCGCGCCTGGCGCCGCAAGGCCCCCGTGGAGTCCCTGATGCCGCTGCGCCTCGCACGCTACGGCGTCCCGCTCGCCGAAACCGCCCCCTCCGGCCTCGCCGCCGCGGGCATCGAAGAACCAGCCCAGATCACCGTCGAACAGGTCCCTGCTGCGACGCCGGCGGAACGGTCTGCCCTCGACACGGCGGCTGTCCCTGAACCAGGGACAGCCGCGCAGCCTGCGTCCGCGTCGGAGTCGGCTGGGGCCGAAGCCGTCACGATCCCGCGACCGCGGAGTGAGGCGCCGAGCGAGGAAGCCGCCGAACGGTTCGCCGTGGCCTATCAGGCGTTCCTCGCGCAGTTCCAGGCCGAACCGACCACTGCACAGTGGGCCCTGTGGCTCCGCGACCGCTACGGCATCTCCACTGGCACGGGCGAGCCGCTCTCCGAGGAGCAACTCCAACCCCTGCTCCAGGTTCTGCGAGTCCGCTACACGGATGCCGGCCCCGAGGCCACGGTTGAAGAGCCGGAGCCGGCAGACCAGTCGTGGGACGATTACTTCCGCAGCGCCTGGTACAGCTACCAGAAGCACCACGGTGTCTACCCTGATGCTGATGCCCTGGCGGCCTACCTCTACGAGCGAGACGCCATCACCGGTGACGGCGGGCGCCCCATCGCGGGCGCCGACCTGGCAGGCTTCGTCGCGAGCTTCGAGCAGCGTGAGCTCGATGGCCCGGAACTTCCTCCCGAGGATGCGGCCAGCACTGCCGTGGCGAACGGCAGCGAACTGGACCCTGCGGACACATCCTCGTCCGATCAGAAGGGCGGCCGAGACGAAGCCCCATCGACAGTCGCCGCGGCTGAGGGGACGAATCGCGGTCCGCGAGCGCAGGCCACGCTCGACCAGGCTCCTGAAGCGGAGCTCGCGGGGGAGAAGGGCGGTCTGACGACCGTTGACCGCTACTACCTCGCGTGGGCTGGCTTCCTGGCGGAGCATGGGCAGGAGCCCAAGGACCGCCAGCTCTCCGCCGTACTCGCTGAGCGACACGGAGTCCTCGGGCGAGGTGGCCAAGGCGTCAGTCCGAGCACACTGCGGCGATACATGCCAGGCTTCCGCGTCTACGCGGCCTGGTCCGCGCTGCGGGAAACCACTGCGACCCCCACTGCGCAAGACGTCGCGCGTGAGTGCGCAACTCGCGAGATCTCAGTGCGCAGGACACCTGTCACACCGGAAATGATCGAGCCGGACCTGTCAGATTTCGAGCGTCGCTGGCACGCCCTTGCGCAGCACGAACGTCAGGAAGCGGCTGCCAACTGA
- a CDS encoding ParB N-terminal domain-containing protein → MPQKPGLNRDLAAERAARRAASQQVRLVPQGLPTVRPDQLMSSPENGRKELHRIEELADSLTSDGMNTAMTVIPPDVYVEFYPQHKEAVDEKVAEGVLFVVHHGHRRLAAAVKAGLSEVPILVRRDVPSLRIAAIQENLQRMGLNPVEEAVEFQAALDEKDENGKQLSQRELAKRAGCSQTYVSHRVALLRLVPALQQAVVNHWLKEQQLLETEGQDSGNAGALLVLPVREAATVYARLRPDLQEAFVRGELAAGDAAAVSKLPGDQQALPSAEDEGDCAAIAQEDSVKTALPVPRGSDSSAEGISSELKPVRNSLQSSPPTPASEGDGSSGTASPQSAPEKSAAAGTAVATREEPRGVIVVQSVEQLALSIIDLLDRAEIEALKEHLSA, encoded by the coding sequence ATGCCTCAGAAACCCGGCCTCAACCGAGACCTTGCTGCCGAGAGGGCAGCGCGTAGGGCGGCCAGTCAGCAGGTCCGGCTGGTGCCGCAGGGGCTGCCGACGGTGCGACCGGATCAGCTGATGTCGAGCCCGGAGAATGGCCGCAAGGAGCTGCACAGGATCGAGGAGCTTGCGGACTCGCTCACCTCCGACGGCATGAACACCGCGATGACGGTGATCCCCCCGGATGTCTATGTGGAGTTCTATCCGCAGCACAAGGAGGCCGTCGACGAGAAGGTCGCCGAGGGCGTCCTCTTCGTCGTTCACCACGGCCACCGCCGCCTTGCCGCCGCTGTGAAGGCCGGCTTGAGCGAGGTGCCGATCCTGGTGCGCCGAGACGTGCCGAGTCTCCGGATCGCCGCTATTCAGGAGAACCTCCAGCGGATGGGTCTCAACCCCGTCGAGGAGGCTGTCGAGTTCCAGGCGGCGCTCGACGAGAAGGACGAGAACGGAAAGCAGCTGTCGCAGCGAGAGCTCGCGAAGCGCGCTGGCTGCTCGCAGACGTACGTGTCGCACCGAGTGGCCCTGCTCCGCCTTGTTCCCGCGCTGCAGCAGGCGGTTGTGAACCACTGGCTGAAGGAACAGCAGCTGCTTGAGACCGAAGGGCAGGACTCCGGGAACGCAGGGGCATTGCTCGTTCTGCCGGTTCGTGAGGCTGCCACGGTTTACGCACGCTTGCGGCCGGACCTCCAGGAGGCCTTCGTGCGCGGCGAGCTGGCGGCTGGCGACGCAGCCGCCGTCAGCAAGCTTCCTGGCGATCAGCAGGCGCTGCCGTCTGCCGAGGACGAAGGTGATTGCGCCGCAATCGCCCAGGAGGACTCGGTCAAGACTGCGCTGCCGGTGCCGCGGGGGAGTGATTCAAGCGCTGAGGGCATCAGTTCCGAACTGAAGCCGGTTCGAAATTCTCTGCAGAGCTCCCCGCCTACGCCTGCCTCTGAAGGTGACGGAAGCAGCGGGACGGCATCGCCTCAGAGCGCACCTGAGAAGTCGGCTGCCGCTGGCACTGCTGTAGCGACTCGGGAGGAGCCGCGTGGGGTCATCGTGGTGCAGAGCGTCGAACAGTTGGCCCTCAGCATCATCGACTTGCTCGACCGTGCAGAGATCGAGGCACTCAAGGAGCATCTGTCTGCCTGA
- a CDS encoding SAF domain-containing protein, with product MDTQTSFPPRLDARPRDLPPSTGTKKTPGRRWSTTVLLVLVTLIGALGGAVVVARAGDRVDVLAIARDVPAGHRLTAQDLTTVSFAKDPGLSSVAAAQRATVIGKRAAVDLRHGGLLSPAQLTPGGALGDAAQVVGVEVKRGNAPRDELRAGDKVAAVVLPAPGGTEDTGTRDKDTASVTIPATVKTIGTPDSTGALVVNLIVSPADGALLATKAAAKQIALVREPREGGS from the coding sequence ATGGACACTCAGACGTCATTCCCCCCGCGACTCGATGCCCGACCCCGCGACCTCCCGCCCAGCACCGGTACGAAGAAGACTCCGGGCCGACGCTGGTCAACGACCGTGCTGCTCGTGCTGGTCACGCTGATCGGCGCGCTCGGGGGCGCCGTGGTCGTGGCCCGGGCCGGCGACCGCGTCGACGTCCTGGCCATCGCCCGCGACGTCCCGGCCGGGCACCGGCTGACGGCGCAGGACCTGACGACAGTGTCCTTCGCCAAGGACCCGGGCCTGTCCTCCGTTGCCGCCGCCCAGCGCGCGACTGTGATCGGGAAGCGGGCGGCCGTCGACCTCCGGCACGGCGGGCTCCTCTCGCCCGCGCAGCTCACCCCCGGCGGTGCGCTCGGCGATGCTGCCCAGGTCGTCGGCGTGGAGGTCAAGCGCGGGAACGCCCCCCGGGACGAACTGCGCGCCGGCGACAAGGTCGCCGCCGTGGTCCTGCCCGCCCCCGGCGGCACCGAGGACACCGGCACCAGGGACAAGGACACGGCGTCGGTCACGATCCCGGCGACCGTGAAGACCATCGGTACGCCGGACTCGACCGGGGCGCTGGTCGTCAACCTGATCGTCTCCCCCGCCGACGGGGCCCTCCTGGCGACCAAGGCGGCGGCCAAGCAGATCGCGCTCGTGCGCGAGCCCCGCGAAGGAGGCTCCTGA
- a CDS encoding LysM peptidoglycan-binding domain-containing protein, with translation MLSLVALAALVVGVPSVLLWLGTVPAHLPTLADVREALLSQDDSGTSLVATMTLAAWAAWLWLTIPVLIEAVSVLARRTTPRLPGMATGQRLAGYLITGLLLAAPAAAASAADLTAGPAATAPHAPTKAADLNSDSPSAGHHRTGAAAAMTATTSAPETAEYTVGAGGTTWWELAEQLFGDGARYPELRTINPDVPATQSLLPEGTTLHIPAAHSPAAARQQTIEPAAYTQPAAPDTAQKDTGVDDSHHYGTYTVHSGDSLSRIAQRQLGDADRWPDLYAASEGRSQPDGLPRITDPDLIYPGQTVTLPHATQPAHSGAATGQSRQNNEPDHEEPAPPVREHSSSPATPKADGPAGSVATPGTPPVTEHSERTTRDADPSATPSGTAQPDDGSRPATVPPADSSSRTGELRTTLGAFALLAAAVTGALGTRRLLQRRRRKVGETIAIAEAPSPAAAQLAQLAEPPAAPRFDRALRTLADHADRTEQPLPELRAARLGPNTLSVQPVDEDAGPMLPFTAAAEGWWVLPDDAELLTTEQALDVTPPYPAFVTIGADEATGDVILLNLAAVRAVLLDGTEDDIRQVCRALVLELAMSAWADRLEIVTVGFVEELTHLLPTMRIGHKRQPAHALRDLADWLLASVQLPDDTDQPYLLVCATSLDADTAWQLAEMLDKAGELPALLIAPADHAARHFAQAPILDAAATTAQPLDGTDITVVLQHIDDAAYQQIITDLEISSQPPHPAEGGWQNVPTEPADPPAKAKASSSSRIRPPVAAVLPEPSSTTGSGPADLDVFPALLSATAKTTTAQQPPDQSAPAPPEPAPASTRLPTRADAAGRPAGHRQPGPFLSVLGPVQISSGAGSSHGPRESQLAALLHFKPGRGADTLCTDMDPLTPWTRRTLNTRMGDLRRALGDDPDGNPYIPRRSAIEDPYAISPNVLCDWDGFKDLAEQALRDGPSAVARLEDALGMVRGRPFGAQPLPWAEPYAQEMVTRIIDVAHSVAQWRMLEGPGRDLAAARQAVAVGLEVDGSAELLYRDWFRIEHASGNRSGLHTAISRLQQVNRSIDASQEDETQHLIHSLLASPAELSAVV, from the coding sequence GTGCTGAGCCTCGTCGCGCTGGCCGCACTCGTGGTGGGCGTGCCGTCTGTGCTGCTCTGGCTCGGCACCGTGCCCGCGCACCTGCCGACCCTCGCCGACGTCCGGGAAGCCCTGCTGTCGCAGGACGACAGCGGCACGAGCCTGGTGGCGACGATGACACTGGCCGCGTGGGCGGCCTGGCTGTGGCTGACCATTCCCGTCCTCATCGAGGCCGTCTCCGTCCTGGCCCGGCGCACCACACCTCGCCTGCCCGGGATGGCCACCGGACAGCGGCTCGCCGGATACCTGATCACCGGCCTGCTCCTCGCCGCACCGGCCGCAGCCGCCAGCGCGGCCGACCTCACCGCCGGCCCGGCGGCCACCGCTCCCCACGCCCCCACGAAAGCCGCGGACCTCAACTCCGACAGCCCGTCAGCCGGCCATCACCGGACCGGTGCCGCAGCCGCGATGACGGCCACAACCAGTGCACCGGAGACTGCCGAGTACACGGTAGGAGCAGGCGGAACGACGTGGTGGGAGCTCGCGGAGCAGCTCTTCGGCGACGGCGCCCGCTACCCGGAACTGCGCACCATCAACCCGGACGTGCCCGCCACCCAGTCACTGCTGCCCGAGGGCACCACCCTGCACATCCCGGCGGCCCACTCCCCCGCTGCAGCACGGCAGCAGACGATCGAGCCTGCCGCCTACACCCAGCCGGCGGCGCCGGACACGGCACAGAAGGACACGGGCGTGGACGACAGCCACCACTACGGCACATACACGGTGCACTCCGGCGACAGCCTGTCCCGGATAGCCCAGCGTCAGCTCGGCGACGCCGACCGCTGGCCGGACCTGTACGCAGCGAGCGAGGGGCGATCGCAGCCGGACGGCCTGCCCCGGATCACCGACCCGGACCTGATCTACCCCGGGCAGACCGTCACGCTGCCCCACGCCACACAGCCCGCCCACTCCGGCGCAGCCACGGGCCAAAGCCGACAGAACAACGAACCGGACCACGAGGAACCCGCACCACCGGTCCGGGAACACTCCAGCTCTCCGGCCACACCGAAGGCCGACGGGCCAGCGGGCAGCGTCGCAACGCCAGGAACCCCGCCAGTCACGGAGCACTCCGAACGAACGACGCGGGACGCCGATCCGTCTGCGACCCCGTCCGGCACGGCGCAGCCGGACGACGGTTCACGCCCGGCTACGGTGCCGCCGGCGGACTCTTCCAGTCGCACTGGCGAGCTGCGGACGACTCTGGGCGCGTTTGCGCTGCTTGCCGCAGCCGTCACCGGCGCCCTGGGCACGCGCCGTCTGCTGCAGCGCCGGCGCCGCAAGGTGGGCGAGACGATCGCGATAGCGGAAGCCCCGTCACCGGCCGCGGCGCAGCTGGCTCAGTTGGCCGAGCCCCCGGCCGCTCCTCGCTTCGACCGGGCCCTGCGGACCCTCGCCGACCATGCAGACAGAACCGAGCAGCCGCTGCCGGAGCTACGGGCGGCCCGGCTGGGTCCCAATACGTTGTCTGTGCAGCCCGTCGACGAGGACGCCGGGCCGATGCTCCCGTTCACAGCGGCTGCAGAGGGCTGGTGGGTACTCCCTGACGATGCAGAGCTCCTCACCACCGAGCAGGCGCTCGACGTCACCCCGCCGTATCCGGCGTTCGTCACCATCGGCGCCGACGAGGCGACCGGCGACGTGATCCTCCTCAACCTGGCCGCGGTCCGAGCCGTCCTCCTGGACGGGACCGAGGATGACATCCGACAGGTGTGCCGGGCGCTCGTCCTGGAGCTGGCGATGAGCGCGTGGGCGGACCGGCTGGAGATCGTCACCGTCGGCTTCGTCGAAGAACTGACCCATCTGCTGCCCACCATGCGCATTGGGCACAAACGACAGCCGGCACACGCCCTGCGCGACTTGGCCGACTGGCTCCTCGCCTCCGTTCAGCTCCCAGACGACACCGACCAGCCCTACCTTCTGGTCTGCGCCACCTCGCTCGACGCCGACACCGCATGGCAACTCGCCGAAATGCTCGACAAGGCCGGCGAGCTGCCCGCCCTGCTGATCGCACCTGCCGACCATGCCGCACGGCACTTCGCACAGGCCCCAATCCTCGACGCGGCCGCCACCACCGCCCAGCCCCTCGACGGCACCGACATCACCGTCGTCCTGCAGCACATCGACGATGCCGCTTACCAGCAGATCATCACCGACCTGGAAATCTCCAGCCAGCCACCCCACCCTGCCGAAGGGGGCTGGCAGAACGTGCCCACAGAACCGGCCGACCCACCTGCGAAGGCGAAGGCGTCGTCGTCGTCGCGGATCCGACCGCCCGTCGCGGCCGTGCTGCCCGAGCCGTCAAGCACCACCGGCTCCGGTCCTGCGGACCTCGATGTGTTCCCTGCGCTTCTTTCCGCAACGGCCAAGACCACCACCGCACAACAGCCGCCAGATCAATCCGCGCCTGCCCCTCCGGAGCCCGCGCCCGCTTCAACGCGCCTCCCCACACGGGCGGACGCTGCGGGACGGCCCGCCGGACACCGGCAGCCAGGACCCTTCCTCAGCGTGCTGGGACCCGTGCAGATCAGCAGCGGCGCCGGCAGCAGCCACGGGCCGCGGGAATCACAACTCGCCGCCCTGCTGCACTTCAAGCCGGGACGTGGTGCGGACACGCTCTGCACGGACATGGACCCGCTCACGCCGTGGACCAGACGCACGCTGAACACACGCATGGGAGACCTTCGCCGCGCACTCGGCGACGACCCCGACGGCAATCCCTACATCCCCCGTCGGTCAGCCATCGAAGACCCCTACGCCATCAGCCCCAACGTCCTCTGCGACTGGGACGGATTCAAAGACCTCGCCGAACAAGCTCTACGAGACGGCCCGAGTGCAGTCGCGCGGCTGGAGGACGCCCTCGGCATGGTCCGCGGCAGGCCCTTCGGCGCCCAGCCCCTCCCCTGGGCCGAGCCCTACGCCCAGGAGATGGTCACCCGCATCATCGACGTCGCGCACAGCGTCGCCCAGTGGCGCATGCTCGAAGGACCCGGGCGCGACCTTGCAGCAGCCCGGCAAGCCGTAGCAGTCGGCCTGGAAGTCGACGGCAGCGCGGAACTGCTCTACCGCGACTGGTTCAGGATCGAACACGCCAGCGGTAACCGGTCCGGACTGCACACCGCCATCTCAAGACTGCAACAGGTCAACCGGTCCATCGACGCGTCCCAGGAAGACGAGACTCAGCACCTCATCCACTCTCTGCTCGCCTCCCCCGCCGAACTCTCCGCCGTCGTGTAG
- a CDS encoding pilus assembly protein, whose product MKRRLPRRSHDRGSVALSTAIFWPCGLALFGLLIACGRIGLAEGAADAAARDAARTASVAADPATGQADALQAARASLDSSGVHCADIAVTVDAGELAAPVGQAARVTVTVACSAPLSDLLLPGISGSKRLSSTKSSVADIWSSKGAS is encoded by the coding sequence ATGAAACGGAGACTGCCGCGCCGGTCGCACGACCGGGGATCCGTTGCCTTGAGCACCGCTATCTTCTGGCCGTGCGGGCTAGCCCTGTTCGGCCTACTCATTGCCTGCGGACGCATTGGCCTTGCCGAAGGCGCTGCCGATGCGGCCGCCCGTGATGCCGCCCGTACCGCATCAGTCGCCGCCGACCCGGCGACCGGGCAGGCCGACGCGCTCCAAGCTGCCCGGGCCAGCCTCGACAGCTCCGGAGTGCACTGCGCCGACATCGCCGTCACCGTCGACGCCGGTGAACTCGCTGCGCCGGTCGGGCAGGCAGCGCGGGTCACGGTCACCGTCGCATGCTCCGCACCGCTCAGTGATCTTCTGCTTCCTGGCATAAGCGGGTCGAAGAGGCTCAGCAGCACGAAGTCGTCCGTTGCTGACATATGGTCCAGCAAGGGGGCCTCATGA
- a CDS encoding TadE/TadG family type IV pilus assembly protein, producing the protein MSRPRTGCCLTPTGRDRGGMELFYAGVVLIAFLFIGLVIDGGLALDAQSDADYIAQEAARAGAQQLDPAQAITGQALRLDPDAAAQAARTFLTQQGLDGDVTVGDDGQSLTVTVHDTYHPYFASLIGVSSMPVTGEGTATLVHQAGG; encoded by the coding sequence ATGAGTCGCCCGCGCACAGGGTGCTGTCTGACGCCGACCGGCCGCGACCGCGGGGGGATGGAGCTGTTCTACGCCGGCGTCGTCCTCATCGCCTTCCTGTTCATCGGGCTCGTCATCGACGGCGGCCTCGCCCTGGACGCCCAGTCCGACGCCGACTACATCGCCCAGGAAGCCGCCCGGGCTGGCGCGCAGCAGCTCGACCCGGCCCAGGCCATCACCGGCCAGGCCCTACGCCTCGACCCCGATGCCGCAGCCCAGGCCGCCCGCACCTTCCTCACCCAGCAAGGCCTGGACGGCGACGTCACCGTGGGCGATGACGGGCAGAGCCTGACAGTCACCGTGCACGACACCTACCACCCGTACTTCGCGTCCCTGATCGGCGTCAGCTCGATGCCCGTCACGGGAGAAGGCACCGCGACACTGGTCCACCAGGCCGGAGGCTGA
- a CDS encoding type II secretion system F family protein produces the protein MSLSYLSVLGMGAGAACALGGAGLIAVARGWRPKARGRGAGLRGRAAHAVAELPPGWRDNYRLLLAAAAVAGIVIWAATGWPVHGLLAAAIVAGLPFILHPGGSGRAEISRLEALAEWLQQLASVRSGGKPLEATIVALDTVPALLRHEVGALAERLSSGVPARTAYRALADDLGDRVGDDIAQLFMDHVTSRGPGLARALTAQASLVARQAADLRDIDAERAKARSEARRVSLFAIAVVGAILLNGSYAAPFATPLGQLGLVVLAALFVLALLWLRRMAAMDAEPRTLLSAEQRDETSEREGALR, from the coding sequence ATGAGCCTGTCCTACCTGTCCGTTCTCGGAATGGGCGCTGGCGCAGCCTGCGCACTCGGCGGTGCCGGTCTGATAGCTGTCGCGCGCGGCTGGCGCCCGAAGGCCCGCGGCCGCGGAGCGGGACTGCGCGGCCGGGCCGCGCATGCGGTGGCGGAACTCCCGCCCGGGTGGCGGGACAACTACCGGCTGCTCCTGGCGGCCGCCGCGGTGGCCGGGATCGTCATATGGGCGGCGACCGGGTGGCCGGTGCACGGCCTGCTCGCGGCCGCGATCGTCGCCGGACTGCCGTTCATCCTCCACCCCGGCGGATCGGGCCGGGCGGAGATCTCCCGCCTGGAGGCCCTGGCGGAATGGCTCCAGCAGTTGGCGAGCGTCCGCTCCGGCGGCAAACCGCTGGAGGCCACGATCGTCGCCCTGGACACCGTGCCCGCCCTGCTTCGGCATGAAGTCGGCGCTCTCGCCGAGAGGCTGTCCTCTGGTGTGCCGGCGCGGACTGCCTACCGGGCGCTCGCCGACGACCTCGGAGACCGGGTCGGGGACGACATCGCCCAGCTGTTCATGGACCACGTCACCAGCCGCGGCCCCGGCCTCGCCCGCGCCCTGACCGCTCAGGCCTCCCTGGTGGCCCGGCAGGCCGCGGACCTGCGGGACATCGACGCCGAGCGGGCCAAGGCACGCTCCGAAGCACGCCGGGTGTCCCTGTTCGCGATCGCCGTCGTCGGCGCGATCCTCCTCAACGGCAGCTACGCCGCCCCCTTCGCGACACCGCTCGGGCAACTCGGACTCGTCGTCCTGGCGGCCCTGTTCGTCCTCGCTCTCTTGTGGCTGCGGCGGATGGCTGCGATGGATGCCGAACCCAGGACCTTGCTGTCCGCGGAGCAGCGGGACGAGACGAGCGAGCGTGAGGGGGCGTTGCGATGA
- a CDS encoding TadE/TadG family type IV pilus assembly protein: MSRLPRLRPPGRWWRQDRGATALDFSMTVPLAFLLLFGIVQGGLYFHGRSVAHHAAQQAVDAQRAYDSADGAGSAAARTYLARMGGSLSDTDVQVADDGNSVQVRVQGTVINLVPGWGGHVSQSVRAPVEKFRP, translated from the coding sequence GTGAGTCGGCTCCCGCGTCTTCGCCCGCCCGGACGATGGTGGCGCCAGGACCGCGGCGCCACCGCGCTGGACTTCTCCATGACGGTGCCGCTCGCGTTCCTGCTGCTGTTCGGCATCGTCCAGGGCGGCCTCTACTTCCACGGTCGCTCCGTCGCCCACCATGCTGCCCAGCAGGCTGTCGACGCTCAGCGCGCCTACGACTCCGCGGACGGAGCAGGCTCCGCCGCGGCCCGCACCTACCTGGCACGCATGGGCGGTTCCCTCTCCGACACCGACGTCCAGGTCGCCGACGACGGGAATAGCGTGCAGGTCCGCGTGCAAGGAACGGTGATCAACCTGGTGCCGGGCTGGGGCGGGCACGTCAGCCAGAGCGTGCGCGCCCCTGTCGAGAAGTTCCGCCCATGA